The Halorussus rarus genome includes the window GAGCGGGGCGACCCCGGCAGGGCTACACTCGCCGCCGCGCCGCGCGAAGCGCGCTTCGCGCCCGGGTCGCGGCCGCGTCCTCGGTCCGTTTCAGTTCGGTGCGCCACCGCTCGGTGCGGGTCGGTTCCTCGCGCTCGCGGCCGGCGGCCTTCCGGAGTCGTCGCTCGACCGGTCGGAGTTCCTCGCGCAGGCCGCGGCCGAGGTGGCCGCCCGCGCGTCGGGCGTAGTACCAGGCGTCCTCGAAGTGCTTGTTCATCGTTCGCACACCATTATGTTCCTACGGCGAGGACAGATATAGCTCTTGTCCTCAACGGGGCCCCGAGCGGCTCCCATGTACCCCGATTCGGTGCAGGGAGCGACCCGACGCGGCGCTCCGTGTCACAAACTGTTTATCGGGCGGCGGCCACAGTGGGCGTATGTTCAGGCGGCTCTCGATACCGACGCCGTTCCAGATCGGCCCCGTCAACGCCTACATCGCCGGGCGGACGCTGGTCGATCCCGGACCGGGGAGCGAAGAGGCGTGGGCGGCGCTGCTCGACGGCCTCGAGGCCCGCGAACTCGGCCCCACCGACGTCGAGCAGGTGCTGGTGACCCACCCGCACCCCGACCACTTCGGGCTGGCGAGCCGGCTCCGCGAGGCGGGCGCCCGGGTCGTCGCCAGCCCGATGACGGCCGACATCATCGCCGACTTCGAGGCCCGCCTCGACTACGAGCAGTCGTACTTCGTGGAGTTCTTCGAGCGCCACGGGATGGCCCGCTCGACCGCCGAGACCGTCACCGACCTGCCCGAGTCGTTCCTCCGGGTCGCCCCCGGCGTCGAGACCGACGTCGTCCTCGAGGACGGCGATGCCGTCGAGGTCGCCGGCACCGACGTGACCGCCGAGGCGGTGGCGGGCCACGCCCCGGGCGAGACCATCTTCACCTACGAGACCGACGACGGCGAGGACTGGGCCGTGGTCGGCGACCAAGTCCTCCCGGACATCACGCCCAATCCCCTGCTCCAGCCCCCTGTCGAGGAAGGGGGTGAGCGAACCACCGGTTCG containing:
- a CDS encoding DUF7553 family protein yields the protein MNKHFEDAWYYARRAGGHLGRGLREELRPVERRLRKAAGREREEPTRTERWRTELKRTEDAAATRARSALRAARRRV
- a CDS encoding MBL fold metallo-hydrolase, translated to MFRRLSIPTPFQIGPVNAYIAGRTLVDPGPGSEEAWAALLDGLEARELGPTDVEQVLVTHPHPDHFGLASRLREAGARVVASPMTADIIADFEARLDYEQSYFVEFFERHGMARSTAETVTDLPESFLRVAPGVETDVVLEDGDAVEVAGTDVTAEAVAGHAPGETIFTYETDDGEDWAVVGDQVLPDITPNPLLQPPVEEGGERTTGSRSSSDRWSDGGERPRVLPAFNRSLADLREREFDRFLPGHREVIENPSERIDEVLAAHEERTENVKEIVAEGPTTAVEVMNDLFDDLPATEYFSGMSEAVGHLDVLDERGEVEPREQGGVVVWEVTA